The genomic DNA GCATTCGGAGCGTCTCGTATGATGGCCGAGATGGCGACCAGACAACGCATGCCCGAAGTGTTTTCGTTTCGCAGTCGGACGGATGTCCCGTGGCTGGCTGTCGTCACGCTGACCGTGCTGGCCGGAGCCTTCACGGTTCTGGGCGGACTAGAAACCATCGCAACCTTTTCCAGTCTCACGTTTCTGGCGGTGTCGATCGCCGTATCCGTGGCCAACCTGAAACTGCGACACATCACACACAGCAATGTGGGTCTGGTCCTGCTGGGCATCGCCCTGATGCTGACAACGGTCACCCTACTGCTCATTCATCTCTGGAACGAAAGCCGCGAAACATTCCTGTGGGTCGGCGGCTTTTTCGCGGCCATCGTCATCGTCGAAGTCGCTTTCTGTGCTCGCCAGTGCCCGCTGTACAACGGTGACGAATTCGTGGAACATCCTGACGATTGAAAAACGGCCTATGTTCAACGCGAGTTCGGAGGTGGTACAATTCAGTTGCATGAAGGCCGGCCGTACCAGTGGCAATGTGTTATCGACACGTCGCGCGAGTCACACTACAATATTCGCGAGGCGTCTGGTGGATCATTGGAAGATCACTTTTATGACGTTGCGGCCCGAACGGTCGCCGTCCTGGCAAGAGACCACAATAACTCTTGAATAATTAGATTGACGAAATGAAACAAATTATGCGAGTCCTTCTTGTGGTCTGTCTCCTTGGCGGCGCGGGCTTCGGGATTTGGTATTGGCAGAATCAGCACAACGACAGCGATGCCGATGAACTCACGGTGTTCGGCAACGTTGACGTACGACAGGTCGAATTGGCGATCAATGGCAACGAACGAATCGGCGAACTGCTCGTCGAAGAAGGAGATCGCATTACGAAAGGCGACTTGCTGGCGAAACTGGATTCCGAGCGGTTGGAGTATGCCGTTGAGCGTGCGAAGGCGATCGTGGAATCGCAGCGTCAGGTTGTCGCACGTCTCGAAGCGGGCTCCCGTCCTGAGGAGATCGCAAAGGCTCGCGCGGATGTCGCCGCAGCGAAAGCACTCGCCACAGATACGAAACGAACGTACGAACGAATTACCAGACTGCGCGAACGGGACGCGGTGACTCAACAGGAATTGGACGACGCCCGAGCAGCTTATGATTCGGCTGAGGCGCAAGTGAAGGCTCGCCAGGCAGAGCTGGATCTGGCGGTGGCCGGGCCGAGAAAGGAGGACAAGGATGAAGCGAAAGCCTTGCTCAAACGATACGAAGCCGAACTGGCCCAAGTGGAGCACGACCTGAAGGATGCCTCTCTCTACGCACCGTCGGATGGCATCATCCAAGACCGTATTCTGGAGGTTGGCGACATGGCTTCGCCACAGAAAACGGTGTTTACCATGGCGCTGACCGATCCGGTGTGGGTGCGGGCTTATGTCTCCGAGCCGGATCTGGGAAAAATTCACGAAGGCATGAAAGCGACGGTCATCACCGACAGCTTTCCGGACAAAGAGTATGAAGGCCGGATCGGATTCATCTCGCCAACCGCCGAGTTCACGCCCAAGCCGGTCGAAACGCGCGAGCTGCGCACCAAGTTGGTGTATCAGATTCGAGTATTCGTCAAAAATCCGAACAACGAACTCCGGCTGGGGATGCCGGCCACCGTGAAGATTCCCCTCGATCAATCCCGGCGGCCGTCTTCCGAGAAGAAGTAGAACGCGGAGAAACACGAACCCGATCAACGCTGATCGAATCAATAGCCATCCACTCAATCCGTCTCCCAATCCTCAACAGATGACAGCCCGTATGACCACCGACGATCAGATCGCGCTGACCTGCCAAAACGTCACGAAGTCGTTTCGTGCCGGCAGTCGGATCGTGACGGCCGTCAAGAATCTGGATGTCGAGGTCCATGTCGGCAAGATTACCGGTTTGATCGGTCCCGACGGAGCGGGCAAGACGACATTGATGCGACTGGCGGCCGGGCTCCTGCGAGCAGACAGCGGAACGGTCAACGTGCTGGGCCTTGATGCGGCTCGCCAAACGCTGACGGTGCAAGCCAGCGTCGGTTACATGCCGCAGCGGTTCGGGCTCTATGAAGACCTGAGCGTGCAGGAGAACCTTGATTTGTATGCTGATTTGCAAGGCGTTCCGGTCAGTGCGAGGAAAACGCGGTACGACGAATTGATGCATATGACCGGACTGGCTCCTTTCACGAAGCGTTTGGCCGGCAAGTTGTCGGGCGGGATGAAACAGAAGCTCGGCCTGGCTTGCACGCTGGTCCATCCGCCGCGATTGCTGCTGCTCGATGAACCGACCGTGGGTGTCGATCCGGTCTCGCGCCGCGAGTTGTGGGCGATCGTCGCGCGCTTTGTCAAAGAGGAAGGAACGACGGTGCTGCTGAGCACGGCGTATCTTGACGAAGCGGAACGGTGTGACGAAGTCATCATGCTGGACGAAGGCCAGTTGATCGGTCAAGGCCCGCCCAGCCAGTTCAGCGATCCGCTGGCCGGCCATACGTTCAAAGTCCGCATTCCCAACCGCAAGAACCGCGATGTGCAGGAGATGTTGGCCGGTCAGCCGGGCGTGGTGGATGCGGTGATTCAAGGTGACGCGGTCCGTTTGGTGTTGGCCCGCGATGCAGAACCGTCCGTCGAGACACTGCTGCCCGACGAGAAGTCCGCCACGGTTGATGCCGTGCCGCCCCGCTTTGAAGACGGCTTTATCACCATGCTGCGCGAGCGCCACGGCGAAGGCATGAAGCCGCCGGAACGGACGGCGACGGATTCAAACGGCAAGCCGAGCGATGCCGATGGCACCGTCATCATCGTGCGCGACGTCAAGCGTCGGTTCGGCGACTTTTACGCGGTCAAAGGCATCTCGTTCGACGTCACGCGCGGCGAAGTGTTTGGGTTGCTGGGAGCCAACGGGGCGGGCAAGACGACTATGTTCCGCATGCTCTGCGGATTACTGCCGGCCAGCGACGGCAAGCTGCAGGTGGCCGGTATCGACGTCCGCAAGACGGCCGCCAAAGCGCGGGCTCGCATCGGTTATATGTCACAGAAGTTCTCCCTGTACGGAACGCTTAGCGTCGCCGATAACTTACAGTTCTTCAGCAGCGCCTATGGTCTTTCCGGTCGCCGACGTCGTGACCGCGTCGACTGGGCCACCGACGAGTTCGAACTCAAACCGGTGCTGGACGATAACAGCGGTGCCTTGCCGTTGGGTTACAAACAGCGGTTGGCCCTGGCCTGCTCGTTGATGCACGAACCGGAGATCATCTTCCTCGACGAACCCACTTCGGGAGTCGATCCGCTGGCCCGCCGCGAGTTTTGGCACCGCATCAACACACTGGCCTCGGCCGGAGTCACGGTACTGGTCACAACGCACTTCATGGAAGAAGCCGAATACTGCGACCACATGGCCATCATGATGGCCGGCGAAGTGCTCGCCTTCGGCACACCACAGGAAATCAAACAGAGCGCCAGCTCCGAGGAAAATCCCGAACCAACCATGGAAGACGCTTTTATTCACTTGATCGAAACGCAGGAAGAGTCCCTAGCACCATCGAGGCCAAACGAATGAGCAGCCAACGCGGCGGAGCATTGATGCGAATGCGCGGGCTCGTCCGCAAAGAGTTCTTGCAGGTGCTGCGCGATCCCAGCGCGCTGGCGATCGCATTTGTGCTGCCGGTCGTGTTGCTGCTGTTGTTTGGGTACGGCGTATCGCTCGATGCCGAGCATGTGCCGATTGCAATCGTGGTCGAGCAGCCGACGTCGGACACAACCAGCTTCTGCGGCGAACTGGAACACTCGCTCTATTTCGAGCCGAAGTACATACACGGCATGCCGGCGGCCAAAGAATTGCTGATGCAGCGGCGAGTCGACGCAATCCTGCACTTACGGCAGGATTTCTCCGAGAAGCTCCGTCGGCCAGGCGGCGCGTCGGTCCAATTAATCGTTAACGGCGTCGACGCGAACACAGCGAGAATCGTGAATGGTTATGTCGAGGGAGTCTATGCGAAATGGCTGGAACATCGGGCCATCGAATTCGGCCAGACTTTCGCCGCACCGGTCAACGTCGAACACCGCATCTGGTTCAACGCCAACGTCCGCAGCCGCAACTATCTGGTGCCGGGTGTCGTAGCTGTCGTCATGACGCTCATCGGGGCGCTGTTGACTGCTCTGTTGATGGCCCGCGAATGGGAACGCGGGACCATGGAAGCATTGATGGTCACGCCGGTTTCGATGTTGGAAGTGCTACTGGGGAAAATTCTACCCTATTTCATCCTGGGGATGGGCGGGCTGGCGTTATCGGTCGTGATGGGCGTGTGGTTGTTTGAAGTGCCTCTGCGCGGCTCGATCTGGGTGCTGCTTGTTGGTTCGTCGCTGTTTCTGTTGACGGCGCTGGGCATGGGTCTGTTTATCTCGACGGTCACGCGCGTGCAGTTCGTCGCGGCTCAGGTCGCCATCATCACAACGTTTTTGCCAGCGTTCATCCTGTCCGGTTTCATCTTCGACATTGGCAGCATGCCCCGGCCAATCCAGTGGATCACGCACATCATCCCGGCTCGGTATTACGTGTCGATCTTGAAAACGAATTTCCTGGCCGGCGACGTCTGGTCGGTCATCCTGCCCAACTGCGCCGCCCTGGCCGTGATGGCAACGATCTTCCTGGGCCTCACGCGGCGACTTTCACGCAAGCGGCTGGATTAGAGTCTTTTGAAAAAACTGCCTTCAACCTTACGTGCATCTTTCCGGAGCGACAACGGAGCGTTGCCGAACGTTAGCTCGCATTTGGTTGCGGCCATGCCGCACTAGGAGATCGACGGTGTCACGACTACTCGCATTGATCCACAAGGAATTTCTGGCCCTGTTGAAGGACCCGAAGAGCCGGTTCGTGATTATTGGCCCGCCAATTGTACAGTTGCTGGTGTTCGGTTATGCGGCGACGTTCGACGTGACGGATGTTCCGCTGGCAGTGTACAACGAGAGCCCCGGCGAGGCCTCGCGCGACCTGGTAGCACGGTTCGACGGCTCGCGCAACTTCCACCGAGTCGCTACGATTACTCACCTCGACGAAATTGCGCCGTTGGTTGACAGCCGCAAGGCGCTGGTCGTCCTGCACATCGGCCCGACGTTCACTCGCGATCTGCATCGCGACGGGCGAACTGACGTGCAAGTCATTTTGGACGGCCGCGATTCCAACACGGCGCTGATCACACTCGGTTACGCCCGTCGCATCGTCAATGACTTTAACACCGAGTGGGCGTCTGATCGCGGGCTTACGGCGGCGCCCGCGCGCTTGGAAGTCCGCTCGTGGTTCAACCCGAACCAACAGAGCCGCTGGTTCATCGTGCCGGGTATCGTCGGCATTTTGACGCTGGTGGTGACGATGCTGGTCACGGCGCTCTCGGTCGCTCGTGAACGCGAACAAGGCACCTTCGACCAGTTGCTGGTGACGCCGTATCGTCCCTGGGAGATTCTGGTCGGCAAGGCAACCCCCGGCTTCATCATCGGCGTTGCCGAAGCAACGATCATCATTGCAGCCGCCGTCTTCTGGTTTCGCGTCCCGTTCGTCGGGTCCCTGCTCACGCTCTATGTCGGAGTTGTGTTGTTTGTGCTCGCCGCCATTGGCGTGGGACTGATGATTTCGTCGTTAGCTGTGACCCAGCAGCAAGCGTTGCTCGGCGCCTTTCTCTTTCTAGTGCCAGCGATCATTCTCTCCGGATTCTCGACCCCCATCGCCAATATGCCTCCCGCGGTCCAGACGATTACATACGTTAATCCCCTGCGTTATTTTCTGATCGTCCTGCGCGGAACGTTTCTGGAAGGGGCGTCATTCCGATTGCTCGTCGACCAGTTCTGGCCGATGGCACTGATTGCCACCGTCACGCTCAATTCGGCGGCGTGGCTCTTCCGCCGGCGGATGTACTGAACGAGAGGGATTGCAGCCTAAGTGAAGCGAGTCACCTATAGTTACCTTTCCCTAGAATTTGTGTTGAGTGATAAAACCAACACAGCACTCTAAATCCAAGCTAATCCACCAGCTCTGCTGGTGAGAATTGAACAGGATCTGCCGTTTCCTGCGTGATTGTTGTGTAAGGTTTGGTTCATCTGAATGAGCATAAAAGACGAACGGTATCGATCCAGATTTCGCATGCCCACCCAGCAGTCGGTGTGAGTCCGTGCAGCCGAGTGGCGGTTGAACGTCGTCCCGGGTTCAGGAAGGGCGAAGGCTGCCCAATCTGCAATTGCTGACGAACTGTGATCGGTTCTCCCAAACAGGTGTGCGAAAACTGAAGACTACGTTGAAAATGAATCCGCGTGCTCGAAGTCAGGCGTTTACACACGCCCCCTTTTAGGGGGCTTCCTCATACCACCGGCTCTGCCGGTGGTTGCTGATTATAAAACGATCTTGTTGTCACACCCAAAGCCATCCAGCGTCACTCATCTTCCCGCCTCCCTTCAAAATACTAAGCCACCCGCTGAACCAAATTCGGCTTACGTTGAAGGGCGTATTCCGACCATTGCAGCAACGCAGTTTCCGCATTAAGTTCCACATCGCGACCCGGGTCAAATGCCATTTAGCAATGGCTGTCATCAAGGCGTACGAAGTCATCGAGGAGCAAGCTCCCGAACTCCTTAAGATGAATAAGCCGCTTACGGCCCATGAAAATGGCGGCACACGAATTAGTTGAATTCTGCACGATCAGGCACTTGTCCTGGTCGATTGTCGCGCTGCGCAGTCGTCCCCAGACATTTGAAATCCTGACCGGCGGTGACGCAACCGCTGACCGCGACAGCGAGTCATTTTGGCTCGATCCCGATGACATTGGTCGGTCAGATGGCACGGACTACGTCCCCCTGCCAACAGAAATGTTGGAGCACTTGCGAGTAAATTTGGGGGGTGCTGTGACGTCAGCCCCCAAAACACTGGAAAGCCAGTTAAGATCGTCGAGTCCGTTTCACACGGTCATTCCGGCCAGAAACTCGAAGGAAAAGATTCACAAGATCGAGTTTCTAGGTGGCACATGTCACTTGGTTGACGACACCGAAATTGAAACGGCTGCAGGTCAGCTTACGCGCGAGTTGAACGGCCACTACATGGACCAATTCACATACGCGGAACGAGCAAACGACTGGCGTGGAAACAACAACATCGCCGACTCGCCGTTCCGCCAGATGAGCTGCGAACGCCATTCAGAACCAACGTGGGTCGTGATGAGTGCCGGGACTGGCGGAACGTCGGACGCTACATCCGATACCAGAAGCTTTCGACCCGACTGTGCGTGGCCGACCCAGACAACTCCGTGTTCGCCGAATTCTGGCGCACGGGGACACAACGCTCACCTCCGACATTCCGCCCCGCATTGAAGGCATTGGTCGCCCGCGCGTGGAGCCTTCGTTCATTCGATCAGTCGTCGACCGAA from Rubinisphaera italica includes the following:
- a CDS encoding efflux RND transporter periplasmic adaptor subunit, encoding MKQIMRVLLVVCLLGGAGFGIWYWQNQHNDSDADELTVFGNVDVRQVELAINGNERIGELLVEEGDRITKGDLLAKLDSERLEYAVERAKAIVESQRQVVARLEAGSRPEEIAKARADVAAAKALATDTKRTYERITRLRERDAVTQQELDDARAAYDSAEAQVKARQAELDLAVAGPRKEDKDEAKALLKRYEAELAQVEHDLKDASLYAPSDGIIQDRILEVGDMASPQKTVFTMALTDPVWVRAYVSEPDLGKIHEGMKATVITDSFPDKEYEGRIGFISPTAEFTPKPVETRELRTKLVYQIRVFVKNPNNELRLGMPATVKIPLDQSRRPSSEKK
- a CDS encoding ATP-binding cassette domain-containing protein: MTTDDQIALTCQNVTKSFRAGSRIVTAVKNLDVEVHVGKITGLIGPDGAGKTTLMRLAAGLLRADSGTVNVLGLDAARQTLTVQASVGYMPQRFGLYEDLSVQENLDLYADLQGVPVSARKTRYDELMHMTGLAPFTKRLAGKLSGGMKQKLGLACTLVHPPRLLLLDEPTVGVDPVSRRELWAIVARFVKEEGTTVLLSTAYLDEAERCDEVIMLDEGQLIGQGPPSQFSDPLAGHTFKVRIPNRKNRDVQEMLAGQPGVVDAVIQGDAVRLVLARDAEPSVETLLPDEKSATVDAVPPRFEDGFITMLRERHGEGMKPPERTATDSNGKPSDADGTVIIVRDVKRRFGDFYAVKGISFDVTRGEVFGLLGANGAGKTTMFRMLCGLLPASDGKLQVAGIDVRKTAAKARARIGYMSQKFSLYGTLSVADNLQFFSSAYGLSGRRRRDRVDWATDEFELKPVLDDNSGALPLGYKQRLALACSLMHEPEIIFLDEPTSGVDPLARREFWHRINTLASAGVTVLVTTHFMEEAEYCDHMAIMMAGEVLAFGTPQEIKQSASSEENPEPTMEDAFIHLIETQEESLAPSRPNE
- a CDS encoding ABC transporter permease, translating into MSSQRGGALMRMRGLVRKEFLQVLRDPSALAIAFVLPVVLLLLFGYGVSLDAEHVPIAIVVEQPTSDTTSFCGELEHSLYFEPKYIHGMPAAKELLMQRRVDAILHLRQDFSEKLRRPGGASVQLIVNGVDANTARIVNGYVEGVYAKWLEHRAIEFGQTFAAPVNVEHRIWFNANVRSRNYLVPGVVAVVMTLIGALLTALLMAREWERGTMEALMVTPVSMLEVLLGKILPYFILGMGGLALSVVMGVWLFEVPLRGSIWVLLVGSSLFLLTALGMGLFISTVTRVQFVAAQVAIITTFLPAFILSGFIFDIGSMPRPIQWITHIIPARYYVSILKTNFLAGDVWSVILPNCAALAVMATIFLGLTRRLSRKRLD
- a CDS encoding ABC transporter permease; amino-acid sequence: MSRLLALIHKEFLALLKDPKSRFVIIGPPIVQLLVFGYAATFDVTDVPLAVYNESPGEASRDLVARFDGSRNFHRVATITHLDEIAPLVDSRKALVVLHIGPTFTRDLHRDGRTDVQVILDGRDSNTALITLGYARRIVNDFNTEWASDRGLTAAPARLEVRSWFNPNQQSRWFIVPGIVGILTLVVTMLVTALSVAREREQGTFDQLLVTPYRPWEILVGKATPGFIIGVAEATIIIAAAVFWFRVPFVGSLLTLYVGVVLFVLAAIGVGLMISSLAVTQQQALLGAFLFLVPAIILSGFSTPIANMPPAVQTITYVNPLRYFLIVLRGTFLEGASFRLLVDQFWPMALIATVTLNSAAWLFRRRMY